One genomic window of Polyodon spathula isolate WHYD16114869_AA chromosome 8, ASM1765450v1, whole genome shotgun sequence includes the following:
- the ric8b gene encoding synembryn-B — MDLSTVLSKVESRRESSNEEEIESVLREYNRENSRTFSFDPKEEEKRKKLCEGLVRILGKDVQASCQTMCLETLRILSRDKKVLGPVATKQGMLVLAQLAALQGTGESVPEILEVGLVVEALKCLCNVIFNSVAAQQLSAEINLASGLCARLRMYTCQGLSHEVALFSLRLLFLLSALRTDVRSCLRQELKAVDLLIEILEHILSIKWVGKYEVATDLEAPPLPLEDNERTMEALKTLFNLTLSDFNDEDGAHQLRLITAIMRHILMIKTQTEDKTEELHSHTINLLSNIPVLYLEVMISVQSQGGIEEYSGKNMEVIQVLLDFMVKRIDKGSNFKEGLTPVFSLMTESARHHRDIRKFIKAQVLPPLKDVKNRPEVGTTIRNKLVRLMTHVDTGVKQSAAEFLFVLCKESVDNLLKYTGYGNAAGLLAARGLLAGGRGGGQYSEDEDSDTEEYKSVKPFINPITGHVEEPMPNPIEEMTEEQKEYEALKLVNMFDQLSRHQIIQPMGVKQDGTIAPLAEAVSQCNMESCSSDSD; from the exons aACAGTCGAACATTCAGTTTTGAcccaaaagaagaagaaaagcgAAAG AAACTGTGCGAGGGACTGGTCAGAATCTTAGGGAAGGATGTACAGGCTTCTTGCCAAACCATGTGCCTGGAGACATTGCGTATTCTTTCACGGGACAAGAAAGTTCTGGGGCCTGTGGCAACCAAACAAGGCATGTTAGTCTTGGCTCAGTTGGCCGCACTTCAAGGCACGGGTGAATCGGTTCCAGAGATTTTAGAGGTGGGGCTGGTGGTCGAGGCGTTGAAATGCCTCTGTAATGTGATTTTCAACAGTGTGGCAGCACAGCAGCTGAGTGCTGAGATCAATCTTGCTTCGGGGCTGTGTGCCCGCCTGAGGATGTACACATGCCAGGGACTAAGTCATGAGGTAGCACTGTTCTCACTGCGCCTCCTTTTCCTGCTGTCAGCACTGCGCACAGATGTGCGATCATGCTTGAGGCAAGAGCTGAAGGCAGTAGACCTATTGATTGAAATCCTGGAGCACATCCTCAGTATAAAGTGGGTAGGGAAATATGAAGTTGcaacagatctggaggctccacccTTACCCCTAGAAGACAACGAGCGCACAATGGAGGCTCTGAAAACCCTATTTAACCTCACTCTGTCAGATTTCAATGATGAG GATGGTGCCCACCAGCTTCGCCTCATCACTGCCATCATGCGCCATATTTTGATGATAAAGACTCAGACGGAGGACAAAACAGAGGAATTGCACAG CCACACCATCAATCTGCTAAGCAACATTCCTGTTTTGTATCTGGAGGTGATGATCAGTGTTCAAAGCCAGGGAGGAATCGAGGAGTACAGTGGGAAGAACATGGAGGTCATCCAGGTCTTACTGGATTTTATGGTAAAGAGGATAGACAAG GGCTCCAATTTTAAAGAAGGACTTACCCCCGTGTTTAGCCTAATGACCGAAAGTGCCAGACATCACAGAGATATCAGGAAATTTATTAAAGCTCAG gTTCTACCTCCACTAAAAGATGTAAAGAACCGCCCGGAAGTGGGAACAACTATCCGAAACAAACTTGTGCGTCTCATGACACACGTAGACACTGGCGTGAAGCAAAGTGCTGCTGAGTTCCTTTTTGTGCTCTGCAAAGAAAGTG TTGACAACTTGTTAAAGTACACTGGCTATGGCAATGCCGCGGGGCTCCTGGCTGCTCGAGGACTGTTGGcaggaggaagagggggaggcCAGTACTCTGAAGATGAAGATTCAGATACAGAGGAGTACAAATCGGTAAAACCTTT tattaatCCTATCACTGGTCATGTTGAAGAACCAATGCCAAATCCCATTGAGGAAATGACTGAAGAACAGAAAGAATATGAAGCCCTCAAACTAGTCAACATGTTTGATCAGCTTTCCAG GCATCAGATTATTCAGCCGATGGGAGTGAAGCAGGATGGCACAATAGCCCCTTTGGCGGAGGCAGTAAGCCAGTGTAACATGGAAAGTTGTAGCTCTGACTCAGATTAA